From the Gemmatimonadales bacterium genome, one window contains:
- a CDS encoding aminotransferase class I/II-fold pyridoxal phosphate-dependent enzyme, with protein sequence MTRTADRDLTFGIATRAVHAGQEPEPLAGSVTMPIFQTSTYVQEGIGKNKGYDYARTVNPTRQALERNVAALEGGTHGLAFGSGMGAIHGVLTLLSAGDHVVCGENVYGGTHRLMDKILSRLGLSFTFVDTRDADPVAAAVTPKTRMLFVETPTNPLMRLADLAALGDLAKDRKLLFVVDNTFATPVFQRPFEFGADIVLHSTTKYLNGHSDMIGGIVALRSDDLAAQLQFIQKSVGAVPGPFDCWLALRGTKTLPLRMRQHDANGR encoded by the coding sequence ATGACCCGCACCGCCGACCGGGACCTGACCTTCGGTATCGCCACCCGCGCCGTCCACGCCGGCCAGGAACCGGAGCCGTTGGCCGGTTCCGTGACCATGCCGATCTTCCAGACCTCCACGTACGTGCAGGAAGGCATCGGGAAGAACAAGGGCTACGACTACGCCCGGACCGTGAACCCCACGCGCCAGGCCCTCGAGCGCAACGTCGCCGCGCTCGAAGGCGGCACCCACGGCCTCGCCTTCGGTTCCGGAATGGGCGCCATCCACGGAGTGCTCACGCTACTCTCGGCCGGCGACCACGTCGTGTGCGGAGAGAACGTCTACGGCGGCACGCACCGGCTGATGGACAAGATCCTCTCGCGCCTCGGCCTCTCATTCACTTTCGTGGACACCAGGGACGCGGACCCGGTCGCCGCGGCGGTCACGCCCAAGACCAGGATGCTGTTCGTCGAGACCCCGACCAACCCGCTCATGCGCCTCGCCGACCTCGCCGCGCTCGGCGATCTCGCGAAGGACCGCAAGCTGCTCTTCGTCGTGGACAACACCTTCGCGACGCCGGTGTTCCAGCGCCCGTTCGAGTTCGGCGCGGACATCGTGCTGCATTCCACCACCAAATACCTGAACGGCCACTCCGACATGATCGGCGGCATCGTCGCCCTCAGGAGCGACGACCTCGCCGCGCAACTCCAGTTCATCCAGAAATCGGTCGGCGCGGTGCCGGGACCATTCGACTGCTGGCTCGCGCTGCGCGGCACCAAGACCTTGCCGCTGCGCATGAGGCAGCACGACGCGAACGGGCG